The nucleotide sequence GTACCCCGCGATGGCCGCGGCCGCGGTCTGCTCGTCGGCGTGCCGGACCGTCGTCCCGATCACGACCGCCAGCTCGGCCTCCCAGTCGACGGCGCCGGAGGCGGCGGGCAGGACCACGTCGTCGCGGGCGCCGACCAGCGCCTCGGGGTACTTGGCGAACAGGGTCGGATGTGCCGGGGTCTCCCGCCCCATCTCGGCGATGTGTGCGCCGTAGTTGACGCCCACGCAGATGATCTTGCCCGGGCGTGGGACGACCGGGGCGTGGTCGAGTCCGGACGGCTCGTGCGCCGGGCCGTCGGCGGCCTCGGCCAGCGACCGCCAGCCCGGCTCGGCCAGCAGCGCGCCGACGTCGGCGTGACCGGTCTCGACGGCTCGGTCGGCGTCGACCCGCACCGCTCGGGTGCCGGCCGGGGTGCGGATGGTCGCGAGCCTCACGCCGACACCGCCGTCCGCAGCAGCGACAGCTTCTCGAAGATCGGCGCGTCGCTGAAGGTGAACAGGTCCAGACCGGCCTCGGACCGCAGGCCGAACTCGGTCCAGGCGGGGACGGCGACCACGTCGCCGTGCTGCAGGTCCTGCTCCTGGCCGTCCAGGACGACGGTGCCGCCGCCGGAGAAGACCTGCCACACCGAGGACGCCGAGGTGCGGGTGCGCCGAGTCGTCGTCCCGGCGGCGAGCCGGTGCATCTCGGTGCGCATCGTGGTGAGCGCGTCCCCGCCGGTCGTCGGGTTGGTGAACCGCACCGCGGCGTGCCCGGGCTCGACCAGCGTGCCGGCCACCCCCTCGGCCGCCAGCTCCAGCTGGGCGGTGAGCGCGGCGTCGGTGTGCACCCAGCGGTAGGCCATCAGCGGCGAGCACGGGCGCGCGCCCAGCGCGCCCACCGGGGTGAGGCCGGGTCCGCCCCACAGCCGCTCGTTGTCCGACCGCTCCGGGGTCCGCCTGTCCCGCACCTCCTCCGGCCCGAACTCGAAGAAGCCCTGGTCGGTCTGTGCGACGAAGGGGATGTCCAGGCCGTCGAGCCAGGCCATCGGGGTGTCGGAGACGTTCTGGTGGCCGTGGAAGTGCCAGCCCGGGGTCAGCAGCAGGTCACCCCGGCGCATGGCGACCGGGTCACCGTCCACGACGGTCCACACGCCCTCGCCCTCCAGCACGAACCGGAAGGCCGACTGCGAGTGCCGGTGCTCGGGAGCGTGCTCGCGCGGGCCGAGGTACTGGATGGCAGCCCACAGCGTCGGGGTGGTGTACGGATCGCCGGGCAGCCCCGGGTTGCCCAGGCTGATCGCCCGCCGCTCCCCGCCCCGTCCGACCGGCACGAGCTCTGCACTGCGCGCCGCCAGCGGGTACAGCTCGGCCCACCGCCAGCGGTGCGGGACCGCCGTCGGCCGCGGGGTGGAGGGCATGAGCCCCTCCCTCGTCGTCCACAGCGGGGTCATCCCCACGGCGTCGAGGTCCCGGTACAGCTCGGCGAGCCGGGCCTGGTGCGCGGGGCTGTCGAAGTCCGGCGGTGCAGCGGCCGGGTGGTCCAGTGCGGTCACAACGGGTCTCCTCCGGGGGTCTGCCCGAGCGAGGGGCGGGCACCGGGCCGCGTGGCCGGGCCCGTCACCAGGGGCGAACGGGACGCTAGGACGACGTTCGGGGCTGCTCAACGAACGGCCGACACCGTTCGGCTCTGCCGAACGCCGCCATCGGGCCGAGGAACGTCCCGCCCGCGGCCGAACTCATACCTACCGAATGCTCGGTAAGGCGCTAGGGTGGGCCAGGTCACTCCCTCCCTCCGCACCAGCGCCCGCGCCGGCGCCGGCTCGACCGAACGGATCCCATGACGCACACCCCGGCCCGCGCCCACCTGGACCTCGCCGACGCGCTGGCGGCGCTGACCCTCGAGGAGAAGGTGCAGCTGCTCACCGGCCGCGACTTCTGGACCACCTGGCCCATCGAGCGGATCGGACTGCGTCGCATCCTGGTCTCCGACGGCCCCTCCGGGGTCCGCGGCGAGGTCTGGGACGAGCGCGACCCGTCGCTGAACCTGCCGTCGGCCACCGCGCTGGCCGCTTCCTGGGACCCCGACATCGCCCGCCGCTACGGCGCCGCCGCCGCGGTCGAGGCCCGGCGCAAGGGCGTCGACGTCGTGCTCGGCCCGACGATCAACCTGCACCGCTCCCCCGTCGGCGGCCGGCACTTCGAGGCCTTCAGCGAGGACCCGGTGCTCACCGGCGAGCTCGCCGCCGCCTACGTCACCGGCGTGCAGGACAACGGGGTCGGCGCGACGCCGAAGCACTACGTGGCCAACGACTTCGAGACCGACCGCTTCACCGCCGACGTCCGGGCCGACGAGCGCACGCTGCGCGAGCTGTACCTGCTGGCGTTCGAGAAGTCGGTCACCGAGGCCCACGCCTGGGTGGTGATGAGCGCCTACAACTCCGTCAACGGCGCCACGGTCACCGAGAACGAGCTGCTGGAGACCCCGCTGAACAGCGAGTGGGGGTTCGACGGCGTGGTGATCAGCGACTGGACGGCGGTCCGCAGCCTGGCGTCCGCGACGGCGTCGCAGGACCTGGTGATGCCCGGCCCGGACGGGCCGTGGGGCGATGCGCTGGTCGCCGCGGTCCGCGCCGGGGAGATCGCCGAGGACGTCGTCGACCGCAAGGTGCTGCGCATCCTGACCCTGGCCCAGCGGGTCGGGGCGCTGGGCGACTCGTCCCCCGCGGAGCCGGTCTGGGTGGAGGACGGCATCGCGTTCACCCGCGAGGCGGCCGTCGAGGGCACCGTGCTGCTGGAGAACCGGGGCGACCTGCCCTGGGACGCCGCTGCGCTGCGCTCGGTCGCGGTCATCGGCAACAACGCGGCGGCCGCCCGCACCCAGGGCGGCGGCAGCGCCACCGTCGTCCCCGAGTCCACGGTCTCCCCGCTGGACGGCCTGCGGGCCGCGCTCCCCGGCGTGGACGTCGGCTACTCCCTCGGCGCGGTCGTGCAGAACGGGGTCGTCGAGCTGCCGCTGGGCCAGCTGACCAACCCGGTCAGCGGCACACCGGGGCTGCGCGCCCGGTTCCTGGCCGCCGACGGCACCGAGCTGTTCGGCGAGGACCGCCGGGCGAGCGACCTCGTGTACTTCGGCGGCGACGCGCCCATCGAGGCAGCCGCCAGCTACGAGCTGACCACCCGCTGGACCCCCACCGAGTCGGGCACGGTGCGGCTCGGGTGCGCCCTGGTGGGCCGGGCGCAGGTCCACGTCGACGGCGAGCTGCTGCTCGACGAGACCCTCATCCCGGTCGGCACCGACCTCGGCGCGGCGTTCCTGAGCCCGCCGACCGCGTCGACAGAGGTGCGGCTGACCGCCGGCACCCCCCTGGACGTCCGGCTGGTCCTCGACCTCGGCGACCGCGTCGGCTTCAACTCCCGCGCGATGTCCCTGCGGCTGGGCACCGAGCCCGCCGACGCCGACCCCGACGCCCTGATCGCCGAGGCCGCCCGCGCCGCGGCCGCCGCCGACGTGGCGCTGGTGGTCGTCGGCACGAACTCGGTGGTGGAGTCCGAGGGCTACGACCGGGAGTCCCTGGCCCTGCCGGGCCGGCAGGACGACCTCGTCCGCGCCGTCGTCGCGGCCAACCCGCGCACCGTCGTGCTGGTCAACGCCGGGGCCCCGGTGCTGATGCCCTGGCGGGAGGAGGTCGCTGCCCTGCTGGTCGGCTGGTTCGGCGGGCAGGAGTTCGGGAACGCGGTCGCCGACGTCCTGCTGGGGCTGGCCGAGCCGGGCGGGCGACTGCCGACCACCTGGCCGGCGTCCGAGGCCGACGTGCCGGTGCTCGACTGCACGCCGGTCGACGGGGTCGTCGAGTACGCCGAGGGGGTCCACATCGGATACCGCGCCTGGCTGCGCGCCGGCGCCGCACCGGCGTACTGGTTCGGCAGCGGGCGGGGCTACACGACCTTCGAGCTGACCGGTGGCGACGCCCCGACCGTGGCCGCGCCCGGCGAGACGGTGACCGTGACGGTCGAGGTGACCAACACCGGCGAGCACGACGGCAAGGAGGTGGTGCAGGTCTACGCCGAGCGGCCGGACTCCGTCGTGGACCGTCCGGTGCGGTGGCTGGTCGGTTCGGCCGCCGTGCGCGTCCCCGCCGGGCAGGCCGCGCGGGTCGACGTCGCGGTGGACACCCGGTACCTGGCGCACTGGGCCGACGGCTGGCAGTACGAGTCCGGGCCCTTCCGCCTCCGCGCCGGCACCTCGGCCGTGATGCTGCCCTGCGAGTGGACCGTGCAGCTGCACGGCTGACCGGGAGGACCCGGCTGCTCCCCTCCGGGAGCAGCCGGGCGCCGCGCCGCCACGTCCCACCTCGGCTCAGGAGCGCACGATCCGCCCGGGGCTGTTCAGTGGGCGCTGGTCGCGTGGCGCCGCACCCGGCGGTCGAAGCGGTCCCGCCGGCCACCCAGCGGCCGGCCGAGGTAGCGGCCCAGCACGACCCCGGCGGCCAGCGCCAGGCCGATCGCCGCCGCCCCCACGAGCGCGTTCACCCCACTCCCCACGTCGCCCTCCACGACCACCGCGAAGAGCCCCCGGTAGATCGCCAGCCCGGGCAGCAGCGGGACGATGCCGCAGACCGCGACGAGCAGCGGCGGGATGCGCAGCCGATCGGTGAGCGTCTCACCACAGAAGCCGACCACGACGGCCGCCGCCGCGCTCGCCACCGCCTCACCGGCACCGGACGCGGCCGCCACCGACGACGTCGTCCACGCCAGCGCGCCGGCCACCGTGGCCACCGCGATCGCGACCGGGCGGGCGTGCGAGGCCAGCGCCCAGGACGCGGCCATCCCGGCCGCCGCGACCAGCGCCACGACGGAGGGCACGGTCGACGTCCCGGGGTCCAGCACCCGCAGCGGCACCTCCGCCCGCTGCGCCAGGTCCAGCACGGCGGCGATGCCGACGACGATGCCGGTGGTCAACGTGAGCACCTCGAAGGCCCGGGCCGCGGCGGTGACCGGGAACCCGCTGATCGCGTCCTCCGCGGCGCCCACGAAGGAGAGGCCGGCCAGGAGGACCACGATCCCGGCGGCGACGACCAGCGAGGTGCGCACCTCGACCTCGCCGACGACGAGGAGGACGGCGGCCCCGGTGGCCACCGCCGCGCCGGCGACCTGCTGGAAGAACATCGGGAGCCCGCGCCGGTCGAGCGCCCGGATGGTCAGCTCGATGGCGGCCGTCGTGACCGCCGCGACCAGGGCCACCAGCCAGCCGCCACCGAGCAGGACGGCGACGCACGCCGCCACACCCGACCAGCCCAGTGCGTGGATCGGCCGACGGTAGGGGTGCGGCGCGGACAGGACGTCGTCCAGCTGGCGGTGCGCCTCCTCCAGGCCCAGGCCTGCCGTCTTGAGCTCCGCCGCCAGGTCGGTGATGCCCTGGAGCCGGGTGTAGTCCAGACCCCGCGGCCGCACGATGCGCATCAGCATGATCGGCGGGACGTCGTCCGGGTCGTAGCTGATCGTCAGCGAGGTGAACGTGATGTCGACCTGGCAGTCGGTGAGCCCGTAGCCCGCCGCCACGCGCAGCACCGTTGCGGTGACGTCGGCGGCCGAGGCACCGACCGCCATCATCGACTCCCCGATGCGCAGGGCCAGGCCGAGCGCCGAGCGCGCGGTGCCCGCGTCGACCCGGCTGGGCTGGGCCCGGAGGGCCAGCGGTGCCGTCGGCGGACCGGACCCGGAGATCGCCTTCCGCGCCCGGTCCGGCAGGCGCGCGAACCGCCGGCTGCGGTCCTGGGTCACGGGGTTCATCACGGTCAGGTTACGGAGCGGCGCGGCAGGCGGGCCGCTCCCCGACCACGGTCGGGCCGTGGCCTTCCCCACAGCGCGCCCGCACCCCGCAGGCGCGGTGCCCCGAGGCGGGGTGCATGGCCCATCGCGTGGCCGGAACCGGTGCCGGACACGCGCTCGGCGCCCCTCGATCCGCCCCGGACGGCGTGCCGTCGGCGGCACGCCGAGGACGTGACGATCGTCACGGAGACAGCCCACCTGCCCGTCCATAACGTTCCGGTCACGCCGACATCGTGGGCGTGGCGCCGGTCCGCTCAACCCTGCCTGCCGGCCGCCATCCAGGACTCTCAGGGCAGGGGTGGGGGACCCACTACACCCGGCGCGCCGACACATCGGTGGGCGCGCCTCGGGGTGAAGCCGGCACCGCCGGCCGGGCACCGATCGCCCGAACCCGACAGCTAACCCCTCCGGCGGTGATCGGAGATCACTCATGCCCAAGCACAGCCCGTCCCGCTTCGTCCGCCTCCCGGTCGTCGCGGGCGCCTCCCTCGTCACGCTCGGCCTCCTCAGCACCCCGGCCCTGGCCCACACCACCCCGGCACCCGAGGCCTCCCCCGCCCAGGTGGACCGGCACACCGCCGAGCAGGGCGACCCGGCCGCGGCGGGGAACCGGCACTCCTGGCGGGAGCTCTACCAGCGCCACATCGCCGCCTTCGGCGGCGGGGACACCGGGGCGCTGACCCCGGGGCAGCTGCGGTTCCTGCTCGGCTCGGAGGACGGTCCTGTCCCGACCGCCCCGGCACCCGAGATCGCCCCGGAGGTCGTCGCGGCACCTGAGGCCACCCCGGCACCGGAGGTCGTCGCGGCACCCGAGGTCGTCGCTCCGGCCCCCGAGGTCATCGCGG is from Modestobacter marinus and encodes:
- a CDS encoding fumarylacetoacetate hydrolase family protein — translated: MRLATIRTPAGTRAVRVDADRAVETGHADVGALLAEPGWRSLAEAADGPAHEPSGLDHAPVVPRPGKIICVGVNYGAHIAEMGRETPAHPTLFAKYPEALVGARDDVVLPAASGAVDWEAELAVVIGTTVRHADEQTAAAAIAGYSVLNDVTARDWQYRTLQWLQGKTFEATTPFGPELVTPDEAGSALDLTCAVDGQVVQSANTADLVFGAVATIAYVSTVLTLHPGDVLALGTPGGVGHARTPPRYLTPGSVLTTAIAGLGECRNTCVAEQRP
- a CDS encoding glycoside hydrolase family 3 protein → MTHTPARAHLDLADALAALTLEEKVQLLTGRDFWTTWPIERIGLRRILVSDGPSGVRGEVWDERDPSLNLPSATALAASWDPDIARRYGAAAAVEARRKGVDVVLGPTINLHRSPVGGRHFEAFSEDPVLTGELAAAYVTGVQDNGVGATPKHYVANDFETDRFTADVRADERTLRELYLLAFEKSVTEAHAWVVMSAYNSVNGATVTENELLETPLNSEWGFDGVVISDWTAVRSLASATASQDLVMPGPDGPWGDALVAAVRAGEIAEDVVDRKVLRILTLAQRVGALGDSSPAEPVWVEDGIAFTREAAVEGTVLLENRGDLPWDAAALRSVAVIGNNAAAARTQGGGSATVVPESTVSPLDGLRAALPGVDVGYSLGAVVQNGVVELPLGQLTNPVSGTPGLRARFLAADGTELFGEDRRASDLVYFGGDAPIEAAASYELTTRWTPTESGTVRLGCALVGRAQVHVDGELLLDETLIPVGTDLGAAFLSPPTASTEVRLTAGTPLDVRLVLDLGDRVGFNSRAMSLRLGTEPADADPDALIAEAARAAAAADVALVVVGTNSVVESEGYDRESLALPGRQDDLVRAVVAANPRTVVLVNAGAPVLMPWREEVAALLVGWFGGQEFGNAVADVLLGLAEPGGRLPTTWPASEADVPVLDCTPVDGVVEYAEGVHIGYRAWLRAGAAPAYWFGSGRGYTTFELTGGDAPTVAAPGETVTVTVEVTNTGEHDGKEVVQVYAERPDSVVDRPVRWLVGSAAVRVPAGQAARVDVAVDTRYLAHWADGWQYESGPFRLRAGTSAVMLPCEWTVQLHG
- a CDS encoding threonine/serine ThrE exporter family protein, coding for MNPVTQDRSRRFARLPDRARKAISGSGPPTAPLALRAQPSRVDAGTARSALGLALRIGESMMAVGASAADVTATVLRVAAGYGLTDCQVDITFTSLTISYDPDDVPPIMLMRIVRPRGLDYTRLQGITDLAAELKTAGLGLEEAHRQLDDVLSAPHPYRRPIHALGWSGVAACVAVLLGGGWLVALVAAVTTAAIELTIRALDRRGLPMFFQQVAGAAVATGAAVLLVVGEVEVRTSLVVAAGIVVLLAGLSFVGAAEDAISGFPVTAAARAFEVLTLTTGIVVGIAAVLDLAQRAEVPLRVLDPGTSTVPSVVALVAAAGMAASWALASHARPVAIAVATVAGALAWTTSSVAAASGAGEAVASAAAAVVVGFCGETLTDRLRIPPLLVAVCGIVPLLPGLAIYRGLFAVVVEGDVGSGVNALVGAAAIGLALAAGVVLGRYLGRPLGGRRDRFDRRVRRHATSAH
- a CDS encoding cupin domain-containing protein; this translates as MTALDHPAAAPPDFDSPAHQARLAELYRDLDAVGMTPLWTTREGLMPSTPRPTAVPHRWRWAELYPLAARSAELVPVGRGGERRAISLGNPGLPGDPYTTPTLWAAIQYLGPREHAPEHRHSQSAFRFVLEGEGVWTVVDGDPVAMRRGDLLLTPGWHFHGHQNVSDTPMAWLDGLDIPFVAQTDQGFFEFGPEEVRDRRTPERSDNERLWGGPGLTPVGALGARPCSPLMAYRWVHTDAALTAQLELAAEGVAGTLVEPGHAAVRFTNPTTGGDALTTMRTEMHRLAAGTTTRRTRTSASSVWQVFSGGGTVVLDGQEQDLQHGDVVAVPAWTEFGLRSEAGLDLFTFSDAPIFEKLSLLRTAVSA